From one Lolium rigidum isolate FL_2022 chromosome 4, APGP_CSIRO_Lrig_0.1, whole genome shotgun sequence genomic stretch:
- the LOC124649877 gene encoding O-methyltransferase ZRP4-like encodes MALNPEQHILDQGLLDAQLELWHNTFGYIKSMALKSALDLGVADAIHHHGGAATLTQIVATAKLHPSKISCLRRLMRVLAVSSVFGTKHSADAEAVYTLTPASRLLVGSANMVPVMNMLLHPILVSPFSDLGEWFQQELPDPDLFKLKHGNTFWEMADHDPSYNTLVNDGMVSDSRFLMDIAIRECGGVFQGIGSLVDVAGGHGGAAQAIAKAFPDVKCSVLDLEHVVAKAPSGTDVEYIAGDMFESVPPADAVFLKWIMHDWSDEDCIKILKNCKKAIPPKDAGGKVIIVDMVVGAGPQDLKHKETQLMFDLFIMFVNGVERDEQEWKKIIFEAGFTDYKITPVLGVRSIIEVYP; translated from the exons ATGGCGCTCAACCCGGAGCAGCACATCCTCGATCAGGGATTGCTCGATGCTCAGCTCGAGCTCTGGCACAACACCTTTGGGTACATCAAGTCCATGGCGCTCAAGTCTGCTCTGGACCTCGGCGTCGCCGACGCCATCCACCACCACGGCGGCGCGGCCACCCTCACCCAGATAGTTGCCACGGCCAAGCTCCACCCGTCCAAGATCTCCTGCCTTCGCCGCCTCATGCGCGTGCTCGCCGTCTCCAGCGTCTTCGGAACAAAGCACTCTGCTGACGCCGAGGCCGTCTACACGCTCACGCCGGCGTCTCGTCTCCTCGTCGGCTCGGCGAACATGGTCCCTGTCATGAACATGCTGCTCCACCCCATTCTCGTGTCCCCGTTCTCCGATCTCGGGGAGTGGTTCCAGCAAGAGCTGCCGGACCCGGACCTCTTCAAGCTGAAGCACGGCAATACCTTCTGGGAGATGGCCGACCACGACCCGTCGTACAACACGCTCGTCAACGACGGCATGGTCTCCGACAGCCGCTTCCTCATGGATATCGCCATCAGGGAGTGCGGCGGGGTCTTCCAAGGGATAGGCTCCCTGGTGGACGTCGCCGGCGGGCACGGTGGAGCGGCCCAGGCCATCGCGAAGGCGTTCCCGGACGTGAAGTGCAGTGTGCTAGACCTTGAGCATGTCGTCGCCAAGGCTCCGAGCGGTACTGACGTGGAGTACATCGCCGGCGACATGTTTGAGAGCGTTCCACCGGCAGACGCTGTCTTTCTCAAG TGGATTATGCATGACTGGAGTGACGAGGACTGCATCAAGATACTAAAAAATTGCAAGAAAGCTATCCCCCCAAAAGATGCTGGAGGGAAGGTGATAATCGTAGACATGGTGGTTGGAGCAGGGCCGCAAGACCTGAAGCACAAAGAGACACAGCTCATGTTCGATCTTTTCATCATGTTCGTCAATGGCGTTGAGCGAGATGAGCAGGAGTGGAAGAAGATCATCTTCGAGGCAGGATTCACCGACTACAAAATCACGCCGGTTCTAGGTGTGCGATCAATcatcgaggtttacccatga